From a single Microbacterium murale genomic region:
- a CDS encoding carbohydrate ABC transporter permease: MTAIDFFQWIGALPPVLQAVTVVIAFGVVVALILLLVDIAPRTGTKYTFIRLAMCLLIPLAVMWFFRSYYWAMGVAVVVGAVFFLLDYRSKSGKGYLIQLVAFMAPAFLLLLVGLVLPSLQTMVASFMNSSGKTFVGLANYTWIFGQPDGIRVVVNTIVWVLIVPTVSTIVGLAYAVFIDRTRGEKIYKVLVFMPMAISFVGAGIIWRFMYEYRGPQYEQIGLLNQILVWFGGEPQQFLLNPPWNTLFLIVVLIWVQTGFAMVILSASIKGVPMELLEAAELDGANAWQRFISVTVPAIRPALIVVLTTISIASLKVFDIVRTMTAGNYETSVLANEMYTQFSKFEAGRSAALAVILFILVLPIVIYNARQIQKQREIR, encoded by the coding sequence GTGACCGCGATCGATTTCTTCCAATGGATCGGCGCGCTGCCGCCGGTTCTGCAGGCGGTGACCGTCGTCATCGCCTTCGGGGTGGTGGTGGCCCTCATCCTTCTTCTCGTCGACATCGCTCCTCGGACTGGGACGAAGTACACCTTCATCCGACTCGCGATGTGTCTGCTCATCCCGCTCGCCGTGATGTGGTTCTTCCGCTCGTACTACTGGGCGATGGGTGTCGCAGTGGTGGTCGGCGCGGTGTTCTTCCTGCTCGACTACCGGTCGAAGTCCGGCAAGGGGTACCTGATCCAGCTCGTCGCTTTCATGGCGCCGGCGTTCCTGCTGCTGCTGGTGGGACTGGTCCTGCCGTCCCTGCAGACGATGGTGGCCTCGTTCATGAACTCCTCGGGGAAGACGTTCGTCGGGCTCGCGAACTACACCTGGATCTTCGGCCAGCCCGACGGCATCCGGGTCGTGGTCAACACGATCGTCTGGGTGCTGATCGTGCCGACGGTGTCGACCATCGTCGGACTCGCGTACGCCGTGTTCATCGACCGCACCCGGGGAGAGAAGATCTACAAGGTCCTCGTCTTCATGCCGATGGCGATCTCGTTCGTCGGCGCCGGCATCATCTGGCGGTTCATGTACGAATACCGCGGCCCGCAGTACGAGCAGATCGGTCTGCTCAATCAGATCCTGGTCTGGTTCGGGGGAGAGCCGCAGCAGTTCCTGCTCAACCCGCCGTGGAACACGCTGTTCCTCATCGTCGTGCTGATCTGGGTGCAGACCGGATTCGCGATGGTCATCCTGTCCGCCTCGATCAAGGGCGTGCCGATGGAACTGCTGGAGGCGGCCGAGCTCGATGGCGCGAACGCCTGGCAGCGATTCATCTCGGTCACCGTCCCGGCCATCCGCCCCGCTCTCATCGTGGTGCTGACGACGATCTCGATCGCCTCGCTGAAGGTCTTCGACATCGTCCGCACCATGACAGCCGGTAACTACGAGACGTCGGTGCTCGCCAACGAGATGTACACGCAGTTCTCGAAGTTCGAGGCCGGGCGCAGTGCGGCGCTCGCCGTGATCCTGTTCATCCTGGTGCTGCCGATCGTCATCTACAACGCACGCCAGATCCAGAAGCAGCGGGAGATCCGATGA
- a CDS encoding ABC transporter substrate-binding protein: MGLSQRNRRLAPLALIGAAGIALAGCGAPGAPEGGGDGGDGGGNTVTIYGTIVDAEAELLQESWADWAEENDIEIKYEGSQDFETQLGTRAQGGNPPDIAIFPQPGLFADFASRDFLKPAPEEVKNNANEYWTEDWVNYGTYEDTFYGAPLMANVKGWIWYSPAKFAEWGVEVPETLGDMAALTEKIQAATGTPAWCAGFESGTATGWPGTDWIEDYVLRQAGPDVYDQWVTNEVPFTDPQIKAAFDSVGQVLLNPANVNAGFGDVRSINSTAFGDVAPKVADGSCALTHQASFLSGFFPEGTNIAEDGDVWAFMLPGESTDEKAVTGAGEIVGAFSDSEATQKVLAYLSSPEWANSRVSLGGVTSANNGLEPDAAQDPILQETIKILQDPDTTFRFDASDLMPGAVGAGTFWKGMVAWVNGDSTDAVLEQIETGWPAG; this comes from the coding sequence ATGGGACTGTCACAGCGTAATCGGCGTCTCGCGCCGCTCGCCCTGATCGGGGCCGCGGGCATCGCGTTAGCCGGATGTGGGGCTCCCGGCGCGCCGGAAGGTGGGGGCGACGGAGGCGACGGCGGGGGCAACACGGTCACGATCTACGGCACCATCGTCGACGCCGAAGCAGAACTCCTGCAGGAGTCATGGGCGGACTGGGCCGAAGAGAACGACATCGAGATCAAGTACGAGGGCAGCCAGGACTTCGAGACGCAGCTCGGCACCCGTGCACAGGGCGGCAACCCTCCGGACATCGCGATCTTCCCGCAGCCGGGTCTGTTCGCCGACTTCGCGTCGCGCGACTTCCTGAAGCCGGCACCGGAAGAGGTGAAGAACAACGCGAACGAGTACTGGACCGAGGACTGGGTGAACTACGGCACGTATGAGGACACGTTCTACGGCGCGCCGCTGATGGCCAATGTCAAGGGCTGGATCTGGTACTCCCCGGCGAAGTTCGCCGAGTGGGGAGTCGAGGTTCCGGAGACGCTCGGAGACATGGCGGCGTTGACCGAAAAGATCCAGGCAGCGACCGGTACGCCGGCATGGTGCGCCGGCTTCGAATCCGGCACGGCGACCGGCTGGCCCGGCACGGACTGGATCGAGGACTACGTGCTGCGACAGGCCGGTCCCGACGTCTACGACCAGTGGGTCACCAACGAGGTGCCCTTCACCGACCCGCAGATCAAGGCAGCGTTCGACTCGGTGGGCCAGGTCCTCCTCAACCCGGCCAACGTCAACGCGGGTTTCGGTGACGTCCGCTCGATCAACTCGACCGCTTTCGGCGATGTCGCGCCCAAGGTCGCCGACGGCTCGTGCGCACTCACGCACCAGGCATCGTTCCTCTCCGGCTTCTTCCCGGAGGGTACGAACATCGCCGAGGACGGCGACGTCTGGGCCTTCATGCTCCCGGGGGAGAGCACGGACGAGAAGGCTGTGACCGGTGCAGGTGAGATCGTCGGTGCCTTCAGCGACAGCGAGGCCACGCAGAAGGTGCTGGCGTACCTCTCCAGCCCTGAGTGGGCGAACAGCCGAGTGAGCCTCGGCGGTGTCACATCGGCGAACAACGGGCTGGAGCCCGACGCGGCGCAGGACCCGATCCTTCAGGAGACCATCAAGATCCTGCAGGACCCTGACACCACGTTCCGCTTCGACGCCAGCGACCTGATGCCGGGTGCTGTCGGTGCCGGTACGTTCTGGAAGGGCATGGTCGCGTGGGTCAACGGCGATTCGACAGATGCCGTCCTCGAGCAGATCGAGACGGGCTGGCCGGCAGGCTGA
- a CDS encoding LacI family DNA-binding transcriptional regulator, whose translation MSTIADVAARAGVSKATASRALSGRGYVSDETRALVSLAARDLSYVAHSSATSLATGRTLTIGAVVPTIGRWYFSELLTGVQDALLAHDYDLALYCIPDGSSARDRVFDVVLPRRRFDGIIAAGIQPHSHELDRLSRLERPLVSVGAYHPGTSSVSIDDAAAARIATEHLIDLGHTAIAFIGAADDDARAGFGDVRRLHGYREAMDAAGLSDHISVSPAASDMPSGYQSAVDLLGNRRTRPTAVVGVCDETAISAIIAARRLGIAVPTELSVVGIDDHQHAEMFALTTIRQQPREQGTQAVDLLLRQLEHPDADVEHIVAASALVVRNSSAAPR comes from the coding sequence ATGAGCACGATCGCGGATGTCGCGGCTCGAGCCGGCGTCTCCAAGGCCACCGCCAGCCGCGCGCTGAGCGGACGCGGATACGTCTCCGACGAAACAAGGGCGCTGGTGTCGCTGGCCGCGCGCGATCTCTCGTACGTCGCTCATTCCTCGGCGACGAGCCTGGCGACGGGCCGCACGCTCACGATCGGCGCGGTCGTGCCGACGATCGGGCGCTGGTACTTCTCGGAATTGCTCACCGGCGTGCAGGACGCCCTGCTGGCACACGACTACGACCTCGCGCTCTACTGCATCCCCGACGGCTCATCCGCCAGAGATCGCGTCTTCGATGTGGTGCTCCCGCGACGGCGGTTCGACGGCATCATCGCCGCGGGGATCCAGCCGCACAGTCACGAGCTGGATCGGTTGTCCCGGCTCGAGCGTCCGCTGGTGAGTGTCGGCGCCTACCATCCCGGCACGAGCTCGGTGTCGATCGACGACGCCGCCGCCGCGCGCATCGCGACTGAGCATCTGATCGATCTCGGCCATACCGCGATCGCGTTCATCGGTGCGGCGGACGACGACGCGCGTGCGGGCTTCGGAGATGTGCGCCGTCTGCACGGCTATCGCGAGGCGATGGATGCCGCGGGGCTCAGCGATCACATCAGCGTGAGTCCGGCGGCGAGCGACATGCCCAGCGGGTACCAGAGCGCGGTCGACCTGCTGGGCAATCGGCGCACCCGCCCCACTGCTGTGGTGGGCGTGTGCGATGAGACGGCGATCAGCGCGATCATCGCCGCGCGCCGTCTGGGCATCGCCGTGCCGACCGAACTGAGCGTCGTCGGCATCGACGACCATCAGCACGCCGAGATGTTCGCCCTCACGACGATCCGGCAGCAGCCGCGCGAGCAGGGAACGCAGGCGGTCGACCTCCTGCTGCGCCAGCTGGAACATCCCGACGCCGACGTAGAGCACATCGTCGCAGCATCCGCTCTCGTCGTACGCAACTCGTCCGCTGCGCCGCGCTGA
- the rplL gene encoding 50S ribosomal protein L7/L12 → MAKLTTEQLLEQFADLTLVELSEFVKAFEEKFDVTAAAPVAVAGAGGAGAAEEVEEKDSFDVILEAAGDKKIQVIKAVRELTSLGLGEAKAVVDGAPKAVLEGANKETAEKAKETLEAAGATVTLK, encoded by the coding sequence ATGGCTAAGCTCACCACCGAGCAGCTGCTCGAGCAGTTCGCCGACCTGACCCTCGTCGAGCTCAGCGAGTTCGTCAAGGCGTTCGAGGAGAAGTTCGACGTCACCGCTGCTGCTCCCGTCGCCGTTGCCGGCGCCGGCGGCGCAGGCGCTGCTGAAGAGGTTGAGGAGAAGGATTCCTTCGACGTCATCCTCGAGGCCGCTGGCGACAAGAAGATCCAGGTCATCAAGGCTGTCCGCGAGCTCACCTCGCTCGGCCTCGGCGAGGCGAAGGCTGTCGTCGACGGCGCTCCGAAGGCTGTCCTTGAGGGCGCCAACAAGGAGACTGCCGAGAAGGCCAAGGAGACCCTCGAGGCTGCCGGCGCGACCGTCACCCTCAAGTAA
- the rplJ gene encoding 50S ribosomal protein L10, translating into MAQKDASVAELTKSFENSNAVLLTEYRGLTVAQLKELRNSIRQDAEYAVVKNTLTKIAANKAGISALDDDLKGPSAVAFVHGDFVATAKALRDFAKANPLLVIKGGVFEGNALSADEVNKYASLESREVLLAKAAGMMKATMGKAAATIDALREKLETAQAA; encoded by the coding sequence ATGGCGCAGAAGGATGCATCGGTTGCCGAGCTCACGAAGTCATTCGAGAACTCGAACGCCGTCCTGCTGACCGAGTACCGCGGTCTGACGGTTGCCCAGCTCAAGGAGCTGCGTAACAGCATCCGTCAGGACGCTGAGTACGCCGTGGTGAAGAACACGCTGACCAAGATCGCCGCCAACAAGGCTGGGATCTCTGCGCTGGATGACGACCTCAAGGGTCCGTCGGCAGTCGCATTCGTGCACGGTGACTTCGTCGCCACTGCGAAGGCTCTTCGTGATTTCGCCAAGGCCAACCCGCTTCTCGTGATCAAGGGCGGCGTTTTCGAGGGCAATGCCCTCAGCGCCGACGAGGTCAACAAGTACGCCTCGCTCGAGAGCCGTGAGGTTCTGCTTGCGAAGGCTGCGGGCATGATGAAGGCGACGATGGGCAAGGCTGCCGCGACCATCGACGCGCTTCGCGAAAAGCTGGAGACCGCTCAGGCCGCGTGA